The following are encoded together in the Pedobacter sp. D749 genome:
- a CDS encoding efflux RND transporter permease subunit, with the protein MKKKENMIEWAMRYHVLPLTLAAVLFLLGILALFNMPRNEFPDFTIRQGVIVGLYPGASSNQVEEQMTKKVEEYLFSNNEVNKTKTYSYSRDGVMYIFVEVSDKVSGAEAKAFWNKIKNGMLLLQGQLPKEVKGFYVNSDFGSTSALLLAVESPTRPYKELLRNVEDIEAELRRVKDVAKISHTGNLNEQIGIYVDNNKLLQNGVTAGNIKEVLQNEGAISAAGTEDGKIIDRPIHLTSFYKTESDLAGQIIKRDDKGNSIRLRDVATIRREYGDPDSYVTSNGTKSIIISLEMVTGKNIVHFGKELEERLAKVSAHLPPDIKLVKLANQPEVVDESIAHFMKEFAFALIGVVVVALLLLPLRVAAVAAATIPITIAATLGIMYLAGIELDTVTLAALIVVLGIVVDDPIVVIDNHVEKLDHGMSFWDAAKSSAEELFPSVFTATLAISATFFPLMFFMTGTAKDFISVFPVTIIIALTLSLVISMLLVPFFNTLFIKKGLHNENKKQDHKSMLDRLQLFFNKHIGNSVKHYKLTILFGVLSVVFGVIIMGILPQQLFPKVERNQFAVEIYLPSGYSLNQTDSVVKNMERIMHQDKRVVNYTSFIGNSSPRFHMVYAPNLAAKNYAQILVNTASEGATEEVIKDYQQKYSNVFPSAYVRMKQLNMVSSSAPIEVRISGNNIDDLKAVGKKVIAIGNRHKKVIWTRTDYDQMEEGIKLNVKSQELARLGLTKSDVANTVAMHTEGVDATRLWEGNYQIDVKIKTPKTSRMNVSNLLDLNIPSQQTKTVVPLRQVADIAPEWNDGQVVRRNSIRTLTVRMDIVPDAVANNVLTELQPDITKIKLPQDIEISYGGELELQSENMGPMGISLLMSVILIFLILLWHFKHLKHAVLSITTMPLSLLGASFGLLVTGYPFGFTSFLGLLALCGIVVRNGIILIDHAEELRIHEGKTVLQAGILSAERRMRPIFLTSTAAAVGVTPMIISRSSLWGPLGTVICFGLMVSMVLTLFVLPTLYWLFFRKEDEKVEETNHQTA; encoded by the coding sequence ATGAAAAAGAAAGAAAACATGATTGAGTGGGCCATGCGCTACCATGTGCTGCCCCTTACCCTAGCTGCTGTACTATTTTTACTGGGTATCCTTGCCCTGTTCAATATGCCACGCAATGAATTTCCCGATTTTACGATCAGGCAGGGCGTAATTGTTGGCCTTTACCCGGGCGCATCATCCAACCAGGTAGAAGAACAAATGACCAAAAAAGTTGAGGAATACCTTTTTAGTAATAATGAGGTGAATAAAACCAAAACCTACTCTTATTCACGCGATGGCGTAATGTATATTTTTGTTGAAGTATCTGATAAAGTGAGCGGTGCTGAGGCCAAAGCTTTTTGGAATAAGATTAAGAATGGCATGCTCCTTTTACAGGGGCAGTTACCGAAAGAGGTGAAAGGTTTTTATGTGAACAGCGATTTTGGTTCTACCTCCGCTTTACTGCTGGCGGTAGAATCACCCACCCGGCCTTATAAAGAACTACTGCGAAATGTAGAAGACATTGAAGCTGAATTACGCCGGGTTAAAGACGTGGCCAAAATATCACACACGGGTAACCTGAACGAGCAAATCGGTATTTATGTTGATAACAATAAACTGCTTCAAAATGGAGTTACGGCTGGTAACATTAAGGAAGTATTGCAAAATGAGGGTGCCATTAGTGCTGCGGGCACCGAAGATGGAAAAATAATCGATCGACCAATACATCTGACCAGTTTTTATAAAACGGAGTCAGACCTTGCCGGGCAGATTATCAAGCGTGATGATAAAGGTAATTCCATACGGCTCCGTGATGTAGCCACCATCAGGCGGGAATATGGTGACCCTGACAGCTATGTAACATCGAATGGCACCAAAAGCATCATTATTTCGCTGGAAATGGTGACCGGTAAAAATATCGTACATTTTGGCAAGGAACTGGAAGAGCGGCTGGCAAAAGTGAGTGCACATTTGCCGCCGGATATTAAACTGGTTAAACTAGCCAATCAGCCGGAAGTGGTTGATGAATCCATTGCCCACTTTATGAAGGAGTTCGCTTTTGCCTTAATTGGTGTCGTGGTTGTAGCTTTATTGTTATTACCGTTGCGGGTAGCAGCTGTAGCAGCGGCAACCATTCCAATTACGATTGCGGCAACACTGGGCATTATGTACCTGGCGGGGATAGAACTGGATACGGTAACACTGGCAGCGCTTATTGTGGTACTGGGAATCGTTGTTGATGATCCAATTGTAGTTATAGATAACCATGTAGAAAAGCTGGATCATGGGATGTCTTTCTGGGATGCAGCCAAAAGCAGTGCGGAGGAACTTTTCCCTTCGGTATTTACAGCTACGCTTGCCATTTCAGCCACATTCTTCCCGCTGATGTTTTTTATGACGGGAACCGCAAAAGACTTTATCAGTGTCTTCCCGGTTACCATCATTATTGCCTTAACCTTATCCCTGGTGATATCAATGTTATTGGTGCCATTTTTTAATACGCTTTTCATTAAAAAGGGGTTGCATAACGAAAATAAAAAGCAAGACCATAAATCAATGCTGGACAGGCTACAACTGTTTTTTAATAAACATATCGGCAATTCAGTTAAACATTACAAACTTACCATACTCTTCGGCGTGCTGTCCGTTGTATTCGGTGTCATCATCATGGGCATACTCCCCCAGCAATTATTCCCTAAAGTAGAACGTAATCAATTTGCTGTGGAGATTTACCTGCCCAGTGGTTACAGCCTTAACCAAACGGATAGTGTGGTTAAAAACATGGAACGTATCATGCATCAGGATAAACGGGTGGTAAATTATACCAGTTTTATTGGTAACAGTTCACCACGTTTTCACATGGTTTACGCCCCTAACCTCGCCGCTAAAAATTATGCGCAAATATTGGTCAATACAGCATCTGAAGGCGCCACGGAAGAAGTGATCAAGGATTATCAGCAAAAATACAGCAATGTGTTCCCATCTGCTTATGTAAGGATGAAACAACTGAACATGGTTAGTTCATCTGCGCCGATTGAAGTTCGTATATCAGGCAACAATATTGACGATCTTAAAGCGGTAGGTAAAAAGGTGATTGCCATAGGTAATAGGCATAAAAAAGTGATCTGGACCAGGACGGACTATGACCAAATGGAGGAAGGGATAAAACTCAATGTGAAAAGCCAGGAACTGGCGCGCCTTGGTTTAACTAAGAGCGATGTGGCCAACACCGTGGCCATGCACACCGAGGGTGTTGATGCTACGCGACTTTGGGAAGGTAACTATCAGATTGATGTGAAAATTAAAACACCCAAAACATCCAGAATGAATGTATCCAACCTGCTGGATCTCAATATACCTTCCCAGCAAACAAAAACAGTGGTACCGCTTAGACAGGTGGCCGATATTGCGCCGGAATGGAATGACGGACAGGTGGTGAGGCGGAACAGCATCCGCACACTAACTGTACGGATGGACATTGTTCCGGATGCTGTTGCCAATAACGTGCTGACGGAATTACAGCCAGATATCACCAAAATTAAATTGCCGCAGGATATTGAAATCTCCTATGGCGGTGAACTGGAACTGCAAAGTGAAAACATGGGCCCTATGGGAATTTCCTTACTCATGAGCGTCATTCTGATCTTTTTGATTTTGCTCTGGCATTTCAAGCACCTTAAGCACGCAGTGCTCAGTATTACCACTATGCCACTCAGTCTGCTTGGCGCATCATTCGGATTATTGGTAACTGGCTATCCATTCGGTTTTACCTCTTTTCTAGGACTATTGGCCTTATGCGGTATTGTGGTGCGTAATGGTATTATCCTGATCGATCATGCCGAAGAACTCAGGATTCATGAAGGAAAAACGGTGTTGCAGGCCGGTATTTTATCAGCCGAACGCCGTATGCGGCCCATATTCCTAACTTCTACGGCCGCAGCAGTTGGTGTTACACCTATGATCATCAGCCGCTCCTCTTTATGGGGACCATTAGGCACTGTGATCTGCTTTGGGCTAATGGTTTCCATGGTATTAACCCTTTTTGTTTTACCAACGCTTTACTGGCTGTTCTTCCGCAAAGAAGATGAAAAGGTAGAAGAAACAAATCACCAAACCGCGTAA
- a CDS encoding TolC family protein, producing the protein MKFLFLSIIYLGLAYTATAQHIVSLEQSRQAALAYSTAIKNGQLKVSSADFGLVAAKSSYLPSVSGTGLGLYGFKDLVPAIPGILNKGINNFYLVGVTATQPIYAGGKIETGYRLAALQQETSKIMARQSVDSVLLLTTQKYWNLVNLQEQEKTLAANELLLNNVLKMQKDMLASGMIARNDLLKVKVQLSQLIVNRSKLQNGRRLALFDFSIYTGMQYDSLMVMQDTLDKVNEPLLPGGTADTTLSGIANYQLLLKQVQAEGLQTKLSKADYLPSLSVGLSASQAGSFNKTIGSTFVPAALATLSIPISDGLWGHAKQKVKQRKISEQIAQNNLRDGSDQLQVGILKYWYDMKDELTQIRYAKENLLQATENLKVNQDNYKAGLSTATDVLDAQAFYQQAALTLNTAYSDFQVKKAAYEYATGKINSK; encoded by the coding sequence ATGAAATTCCTCTTTTTATCCATCATATATCTGGGTTTGGCATATACCGCCACCGCTCAGCATATTGTGTCACTTGAGCAAAGCAGGCAAGCCGCTTTAGCATACAGTACCGCGATCAAAAACGGGCAGCTTAAAGTAAGCTCGGCAGACTTCGGACTAGTTGCAGCCAAATCTTCCTATCTCCCATCTGTTAGCGGTACTGGCCTGGGCTTGTATGGCTTCAAAGATTTGGTACCGGCTATTCCGGGCATATTGAACAAAGGCATCAACAATTTCTACCTGGTAGGTGTAACAGCCACCCAGCCCATTTACGCAGGCGGTAAAATTGAAACCGGTTATCGGCTAGCTGCTTTACAGCAAGAAACCAGTAAAATAATGGCCCGGCAATCTGTTGATTCGGTATTACTGCTCACTACGCAAAAATACTGGAACCTGGTAAACTTGCAGGAGCAGGAAAAAACGCTGGCGGCTAATGAATTGCTGCTGAATAATGTGCTGAAAATGCAAAAGGATATGCTGGCTTCAGGAATGATTGCCCGCAATGACCTGCTGAAAGTAAAAGTTCAACTCAGTCAGCTAATTGTTAACCGGAGCAAATTGCAAAACGGGCGGCGACTGGCCTTGTTTGATTTTTCAATATACACTGGCATGCAATATGATTCATTGATGGTGATGCAAGATACGCTGGACAAGGTAAATGAACCATTGCTTCCTGGTGGAACAGCGGACACCACACTTTCTGGCATAGCCAATTACCAGTTACTGCTCAAACAGGTGCAGGCTGAAGGTCTGCAAACCAAATTAAGTAAAGCAGATTATTTGCCGAGTTTATCTGTCGGGCTGAGTGCTTCGCAGGCAGGCTCATTTAATAAGACAATAGGCAGTACTTTTGTACCGGCAGCCCTGGCTACCCTGAGCATTCCTATTTCAGACGGTTTATGGGGGCATGCGAAACAAAAGGTAAAACAGAGAAAGATTAGCGAACAAATTGCTCAAAACAATTTAAGAGATGGAAGCGATCAGCTGCAGGTAGGTATTCTGAAATACTGGTACGATATGAAAGATGAACTGACGCAGATCCGCTACGCCAAAGAGAACTTGTTACAGGCCACAGAAAATCTGAAAGTAAATCAGGATAACTATAAAGCAGGATTAAGTACAGCAACTGATGTTTTGGATGCCCAGGCATTTTATCAACAGGCTGCATTAACATTAAATACCGCTTATTCGGATTTTCAAGTGAAAAAAGCTGCATATGAATATGCAACAGGTAAAATTAATAGTAAATAA
- a CDS encoding NAD(P)/FAD-dependent oxidoreductase, with product MTRIIVVGGGFAGINLIKGLAGKKGIEVVLVDKNNYHFFPPLLYQVATAFIEPSNITYPFRKMFQGKQNVRFYNGTLLSVDDEEKQIITDSGRLNYDFLVLAMGTETNFYGLETLKTKALPIKTIEDALYLRNHLLMNMEKAVKTTNPQERTKLLNLVIAGGGPTGVELAGMAGEMSKSIFRKDYPELGEAAGNIYLVGSGDKLLGPMSKKAQQESYKQLFKLGIQIKLGVAVQDYMNDEVILSNGEKISTCSLIWASGVVAANVNGLPDESRGRGGRLKVDEYNSISGIDSIFAIGDICCQTTDKHYPEGHPQLAQVAIQQGELLAANLVNLTDNKRMKPFTYVNKGSMAIITKYHAVVDLPFGSFKGYFAWLTWLFVHIIPIAGFRNKAKLAYNWIWSFLTNDPNLRLIIRAKKDL from the coding sequence ATGACGAGAATTATAGTTGTAGGCGGCGGATTCGCCGGAATTAATCTGATAAAAGGACTGGCTGGTAAAAAAGGGATTGAAGTAGTATTAGTAGATAAGAATAATTATCATTTTTTTCCGCCGCTCCTGTACCAGGTAGCCACCGCATTTATTGAGCCATCCAACATCACCTACCCTTTTCGAAAAATGTTTCAGGGAAAACAAAATGTGCGCTTCTATAATGGAACATTGCTAAGTGTTGATGATGAGGAAAAACAAATCATCACCGATAGCGGGAGGCTCAACTATGACTTTTTAGTGTTGGCCATGGGTACCGAAACCAATTTCTACGGCCTGGAAACCTTGAAAACGAAAGCTTTGCCAATCAAAACAATTGAAGATGCGCTGTATCTGCGCAATCATTTGTTAATGAATATGGAAAAAGCCGTTAAAACAACCAACCCGCAAGAACGGACCAAGCTGCTTAACCTTGTTATTGCAGGAGGCGGGCCAACCGGTGTTGAATTGGCCGGCATGGCAGGCGAAATGAGCAAAAGTATTTTTCGCAAAGATTATCCTGAACTGGGTGAAGCTGCAGGAAACATCTACCTGGTAGGTTCAGGAGATAAACTGTTAGGCCCCATGAGCAAAAAGGCACAACAGGAATCTTATAAACAATTGTTTAAATTAGGGATTCAAATCAAATTGGGGGTGGCTGTTCAGGATTATATGAATGACGAGGTGATCCTTTCCAACGGGGAAAAGATCAGTACCTGTTCCCTTATCTGGGCATCGGGAGTTGTCGCAGCCAATGTGAACGGTTTGCCTGATGAATCCAGGGGTCGGGGAGGAAGATTAAAGGTTGATGAATATAACAGCATTTCAGGGATTGATAGCATTTTCGCCATTGGTGACATCTGCTGTCAAACTACAGACAAACATTATCCTGAAGGTCATCCGCAACTGGCACAGGTGGCCATACAGCAGGGTGAGTTACTTGCAGCTAACCTGGTGAATTTGACAGATAATAAAAGGATGAAGCCTTTCACCTATGTAAACAAAGGAAGTATGGCTATTATCACTAAATATCATGCCGTTGTAGACCTTCCATTTGGTTCTTTTAAGGGCTACTTCGCCTGGCTAACCTGGCTGTTCGTACACATCATACCTATAGCAGGGTTCAGGAACAAGGCAAAACTGGCATACAACTGGATTTGGAGTTTTCTAACGAATGATCCCAACCTGCGATTGATTATACGCGCAAAAAAGGACCTTTAA
- a CDS encoding YfhO family protein, with translation MKKRKMKDWFRQNRTHFLIGTLFIAICFVYFNPSFLGKSLGQNDVTRAQSTQTEINEYKKKGETILWTNQIHAGMPTFQIWAPYPNNVTTWIVNAINYTFPKPTGTVLLLMFGTYLLFSVLKLKPWLAGLGALAFTFSSYNIILLAAGHANQVFAIAFFGPVIAGIILIFRKEYLLGTALAALFIALEIRANHLQMTYYLMLALLMFVILEAYHAFKTKYTKDFFKSIGCAAFATLLAVTVNASSLWSTYDYGKETIRGKSNLTQQNTEPNTGLPKDYAYQWSQGVKECLTFLIPNAYGGSSRGHANPESNVARTLIGLGAAKDQAANISGSLSLYWGDKPFTEGPFYFGASICFLFTLGLLIVQGRMKWWLLAVIILTMLLSFGRNWPFLSDLFFDYFPLYNKFRAVESILALGSLCFIMLALLAINEVTINFDKLILLRKSKIALAVTGSLCLLILVIPDLILSFKTNDHINFIAQIKQAYGVDNDIAQSIGNALIADRKAAAQSDAFRSLIFILIGFGLLWAYLKNKLAVTSFSVAMLFVVLIDLWSVDKRYLSDENFTAQVDVELPQLREVDKQIRLDSDPNYKVIDLTQNILSDSNTPYFHKSIGGYSAVRLKRFEELIAVNFSETINLNILGMLNTKYIITAVDKSPLLKSELNPSACGHAWFVSNVKYVKNADQEMAAIKNFSPKNEAIVHEEFKHQISLKSWLPTLSKGIIKLVSYSPDHLVYQSSSTSANIAIFSEIYYAKGWKMLIDGVEKPYFRANYILRAAQIPAGNHNIEFVFHPNSYYTGEKISLAGSFLLMILLVGVSVKGVSRTKYIKIEKKDEQN, from the coding sequence ATGAAAAAAAGAAAAATGAAGGATTGGTTTAGGCAAAATCGTACACACTTTTTAATCGGAACCCTGTTTATAGCTATATGTTTTGTTTATTTCAATCCATCGTTTTTAGGTAAATCACTCGGACAGAACGACGTGACAAGAGCACAGTCTACCCAGACCGAAATCAACGAGTATAAGAAGAAAGGTGAAACTATCCTGTGGACAAATCAAATACATGCAGGAATGCCAACATTTCAAATTTGGGCGCCATATCCTAATAATGTAACCACATGGATTGTAAATGCCATCAACTATACTTTTCCAAAACCAACAGGAACTGTTTTGCTTTTAATGTTTGGAACCTATCTGCTTTTTTCAGTGCTTAAGCTTAAGCCATGGTTAGCAGGCCTTGGTGCACTGGCCTTTACTTTTTCATCGTACAATATCATTCTGCTGGCCGCCGGGCATGCTAATCAGGTATTTGCTATCGCTTTTTTTGGTCCCGTAATCGCGGGTATTATTTTGATCTTCCGAAAAGAGTACTTATTAGGTACTGCATTAGCTGCTTTGTTTATTGCACTGGAGATTAGGGCGAACCATCTCCAAATGACCTATTACCTAATGCTTGCCCTTTTGATGTTTGTTATTTTGGAAGCATATCACGCATTTAAGACCAAATACACGAAGGACTTCTTCAAATCAATTGGATGTGCAGCATTCGCAACTTTATTAGCGGTTACGGTAAACGCCTCTTCACTGTGGAGTACCTATGACTATGGTAAAGAAACCATTCGTGGTAAGTCAAATCTTACACAACAGAATACAGAACCAAATACCGGATTACCAAAAGACTACGCATATCAATGGAGCCAAGGGGTAAAGGAATGCCTCACTTTCTTAATTCCCAATGCATACGGGGGAAGTTCAAGAGGGCATGCAAATCCTGAATCAAATGTTGCAAGAACTTTAATTGGTTTAGGAGCTGCAAAAGATCAAGCTGCGAATATTTCAGGTAGTTTATCGCTGTATTGGGGTGACAAACCTTTCACGGAGGGGCCATTTTATTTTGGTGCTTCAATATGTTTTTTATTTACACTCGGATTATTGATTGTGCAAGGCCGTATGAAATGGTGGCTCTTGGCAGTCATCATTTTGACCATGCTGCTATCATTTGGCAGAAACTGGCCTTTTCTTTCGGACCTTTTCTTTGATTATTTTCCATTATATAACAAATTTCGAGCGGTTGAGTCAATTCTTGCTTTGGGATCCTTATGCTTTATAATGTTAGCATTACTGGCTATTAACGAAGTTACAATTAATTTTGACAAGCTGATTCTACTTAGAAAGTCTAAGATAGCATTAGCTGTAACTGGCAGTTTATGTTTATTGATCTTAGTCATACCTGATTTAATTTTATCTTTCAAAACCAACGATCATATCAATTTTATAGCTCAGATAAAGCAAGCATATGGTGTTGATAATGATATAGCTCAATCTATTGGAAATGCTCTTATTGCTGATAGAAAAGCAGCTGCACAGTCTGATGCCTTTAGGTCATTAATATTTATTTTAATAGGATTCGGATTATTATGGGCATACCTCAAAAATAAGTTAGCTGTTACATCATTTTCAGTTGCTATGTTATTCGTTGTATTAATTGATTTATGGAGTGTTGATAAAAGATACTTAAGTGATGAAAATTTTACCGCGCAAGTAGACGTAGAGTTACCTCAACTTCGGGAGGTTGATAAACAGATTAGACTAGACAGCGATCCAAACTACAAAGTGATTGATTTAACGCAAAATATCTTGAGTGATAGCAATACACCTTACTTTCACAAATCAATCGGTGGGTATTCTGCAGTAAGATTGAAAAGATTTGAGGAATTAATTGCAGTTAATTTTAGTGAAACGATCAACTTAAACATACTTGGAATGCTAAATACGAAATATATCATCACTGCCGTAGACAAATCCCCACTACTTAAAAGCGAATTGAACCCATCAGCTTGTGGTCATGCATGGTTTGTGAGCAACGTTAAATATGTTAAAAATGCTGATCAGGAAATGGCTGCCATAAAAAACTTCTCACCAAAGAATGAAGCTATCGTTCACGAGGAATTTAAACACCAAATTAGCCTAAAATCCTGGTTGCCGACTCTAAGTAAAGGCATTATAAAATTGGTAAGTTATTCACCAGATCATCTGGTTTATCAAAGTTCTTCCACATCCGCAAACATTGCAATATTTTCTGAAATATATTACGCCAAAGGATGGAAAATGTTAATTGACGGGGTTGAAAAGCCGTATTTTAGGGCAAATTATATCTTGAGAGCAGCACAAATTCCTGCTGGCAATCATAATATTGAGTTTGTGTTTCACCCTAATTCATACTATACAGGCGAAAAAATATCGTTAGCAGGCTCTTTTTTACTTATGATTTTATTAGTTGGTGTAAGCGTCAAGGGGGTTAGCCGAACAAAATATATCAAGATTGAAAAAAAAGATGAACAAAATTAA
- a CDS encoding S9 family peptidase has protein sequence MKKRINTTSFLICFLFIIGCYQEGKAKKQPSFDTISENVYFKNAKDNITLAGTLSLPGKRGRFPAVILISGNGKNNRNEEFGSHKPFLDVSNYLTRNGFAVFRFDKRGVGESEGDFDSANSFDFAEDVRAALNYLLTRKDIQKNNIGLIGHSEGGLIASIVASSSPNIAFIVSLAGPSIAGDKILLHQQKALAKMRGLDDSSIEISQKANQGAFEIVKKYTNDLVLKSKMVEYIQGIARNDPDKPKNMTYDEYVNAQVTGILKPWMVNFLRFKPEDYIKHIKCPVLALNGSKDLQVLAKENLPEWERILKESGNTNVTIKELPNLNHLFQTSNTGLPKEYKEINESFSPIAMKEMTSWMKYTLNR, from the coding sequence ATGAAAAAACGCATTAATACCACCTCATTTCTAATTTGTTTCCTATTTATCATTGGCTGTTACCAAGAAGGCAAAGCAAAGAAACAACCCTCATTTGATACAATTTCAGAGAACGTCTATTTTAAAAATGCTAAGGATAATATCACTCTTGCAGGAACGCTGTCACTCCCCGGTAAACGTGGGAGATTTCCTGCTGTTATTTTAATAAGCGGAAATGGCAAAAATAACAGGAATGAAGAATTTGGCAGCCATAAACCATTTTTAGATGTCTCAAATTACCTAACCAGAAATGGTTTTGCAGTATTTAGGTTTGATAAAAGAGGAGTAGGGGAGTCTGAAGGTGATTTTGATTCTGCAAATTCTTTTGACTTTGCAGAGGATGTACGTGCGGCTTTAAATTATCTTTTAACCAGAAAGGACATACAAAAAAATAATATAGGTTTAATAGGGCATAGCGAAGGTGGTTTAATAGCTTCCATCGTGGCATCAAGTTCACCGAACATTGCATTCATTGTGTCGTTAGCCGGTCCAAGCATCGCAGGCGATAAAATCTTGTTACATCAACAAAAGGCCCTTGCCAAAATGAGAGGACTTGATGACTCTAGTATAGAAATTTCTCAAAAAGCAAACCAAGGAGCATTTGAAATTGTAAAGAAATATACAAACGACCTGGTTTTAAAAAGTAAAATGGTGGAATATATCCAAGGTATTGCTCGCAATGACCCAGATAAACCAAAAAATATGACCTATGATGAATATGTAAATGCACAAGTAACAGGTATTTTAAAGCCCTGGATGGTCAATTTTTTAAGGTTCAAGCCCGAGGATTACATAAAACATATAAAATGCCCCGTTTTAGCTCTTAATGGCTCCAAAGACCTTCAGGTGTTAGCAAAAGAAAATCTACCTGAATGGGAAAGAATCTTGAAAGAATCTGGTAATACAAATGTAACCATCAAAGAACTTCCTAACTTAAACCACCTATTTCAAACATCTAACACTGGTTTGCCTAAGGAATATAAAGAAATAAATGAATCATTTTCGCCAATAGCCATGAAGGAAATGACGAGTTGGATGAAATACACATTAAATAGATAG